The genome window TTTAGGGAAATTTTATCAAAAACTGAATTATCATACTCGCCATAAACACTGAAAATTGTTTCTTCTTTTCAATGCCTGAATTTTTTTTCCTCTCAATAAAATTGTCAATTTCGACAATTTTCCAAGTTTTTACAATATTCAAAGGCATAATTTTCCGTATTAATTTCGGGTTTAGCGCCTGGATGGTATACTTTTTTTGTAATTTCTTTATCAAACCAATAGGACTCCAGTTTCCGAACTTCATTTTTTTGGTTTTTAAATCACTCAAAATAAACCGAATCAGTTTGTCTCTCAACCTCAAAGTTTTCAATAACTGTTGTAAAATTTGCAAATTTTGATTTTGTTATTTGATTTGCTGATTTGTGGATTTCAAAATAATCATTATTTTGAAATCCCATTGAAAGAAAATGTATCGGCACCATTGTTGTTATTAAAAAAAATGGCATTTTTCTTTTCATTAATTTTCCTCCTTGTTTGATTTATCTCCTTTGTCAAAAAATAATTTTTTCTCAATTTTGTTGAAATAACCAGAACAAATATATCGATCATTTAAGTTGGCTGAAAAAATAAATTCACCAATTTGGGCAAGAGCAATAAATTTTTTTTCTTCTTTTGTAAGTCCGCCTGATGAAGAAAAAAGTTTATCTACTTTCTCGATGTCGTTACTTTTCAAGTTAAAAAAGAAAGCATACTGACAATTTTCAATAATTGCTTCTGATTTTCTTGCAGCTTCACCGCTAATTGCAAAATCTCCTGGATTTTGTGTTGTAATTATTAAAGAACCATTGTATTTACGGATAGTTTTTGCAATTTTAAATAAAAAATCAAGAGCAATTGTATTTGATTCATCAATAAAACGGTGCGCTTCGTCAACAACTAGCACAATTTTTTGATCTTTATAAAAGTTAGTTGCAATTTTTCCTTCAATAAATGACAAAACAAGGAAAAATGCCGATTGATAAATTCGTTTTTCAAGGTGCATTAGTGTCGAAACATTAAAAATTACAAGTCCGTGACTGATGTCCAAATTGTTGCTATGGCCATTAAAAAGTCGATTTAATTTTCCATATTCGTTAAATTCATAGCGCAAAGTTGATAAAACGATTGTTTTTTCAAAATCAGTGATATAGTCCAAATTCATTGCTTCATAATTTTCGATTAAATCAGTGATAGTGGGAAATTTATCTGGTTCTAAAAGGCAAACATCTTCAAAAAATGTATAAAAATCGCGATTTTTATACATTTCATTAACGGTTTCAATAATCGACATCAGCATTTTATGTTCTAAATTAGGAAGTAAAATTCCAAAAAATTTTTCTAAATTTTGAAGATGGAGAGCAATTGTTTCTGCGTTATTAAAGTTTTCATTTTCATCCTGTTTTGATTGGGGGTTAAAAACTTTTTGAATCTGCAAAGGATTGAAAATTGTCAAAACTCCACCACCAAAATTAATACTATTTGCGTCTAAATTATCACCAATTTTTCAATACTCATTTTGTGGATCCAAAACTATCACGGAATTGCCGATTGCTTTATTGTAAGTTAACAATTTTTTAGTCATCGTCGATTTTCCAGCGCCTGATGTCCCTAAAATAAAACAGTTTGAATTTTTTCGGTCTTGATTTTGTAGAAAAATATCAAAGAAAACTGGAGTATAATCAGTTTTACTAATACCGATCGCATTATAATTTCCGTCATTGAAATTTCGTGATGTAAACGGAATTCCAAAAGCGATGTTGCTAGCTGGCATTTCAATTTCTTCTTTTAAAAAGTTGCTAAAACGAAAGAAAATTGATGCAAAACCCTGCAATTGACGGTATTTTAAAGGATTAATTGTTGCCCCAATGTTTCTTAGGTTGTTCCGATTTTTACTTTCAATCTCTTTTAGTTCGGTTTTTGTCTCACCTGTATTTAAAAAGATAAAAGTTGAATAAAAAATTTCCTCTCGCGAT of Mesomycoplasma dispar contains these proteins:
- a CDS encoding Mbov_0397 family ICE element conjugal transfer ATPase; its protein translation is MKLQNKRIKNVQIQIFRKITLIDLPIIMFMFFLSASISFALPENIFVLWKILISASLFLILTAPLIKHYKNWDLKGYKILWYMILYISRPKIYTKIAKTSANTRNLLPYTRAKQDFIKVGGGFVGGIEINGQDIFSIGSEKIEQILQQLTVSLNSINNRISIVKIAHPNDLTKNKLFFLQHQDECIENLGAELCQEYKSDILNFDSYLHHRYFIIVYEKNDVSLLQQVNLLRANISSTGFRARIASLRDLLDLNLKIINFSDFLNDEEFNNIKNGDDISKYLAQNKIEWHPEYFKINDIYFSVQSINEYPFNLPLGWAAQLFSTNSSVIWHLNRLTTAEKENSFNKGAKNLESNLSDQRNVVQKTKAETERAALEEIINIAGSSREEIFYSTFIFLNTGETKTELKEIESKNRNNLRNIGATINPLKYRQLQGFASIFFRFSNFLKEEIEMPASNIAFGIPFTSRNFNDGNYNAIGISKTDYTPVFFDIFLQNQDRKNSNCFILGTSGAGKSTMTKKLLTYNKAIGNSVIVLDPQNEYWKIGDNLDANSINFGGGVLTIFNPLQIQKVFNPQSKQDENENFNNAETIALHLQNLEKFFGILLPNLEHKMLMSIIETVNEMYKNRDFYTFFEDVCLLEPDKFPTITDLIENYEAMNLDYITDFEKTIVLSTLRYEFNEYGKLNRLFNGHSNNLDISHGLVIFNVSTLMHLEKRIYQSAFFLVLSFIEGKIATNFYKDQKIVLVVDEAHRFIDESNTIALDFLFKIAKTIRKYNGSLIITTQNPGDFAISGEAARKSEAIIENCQYAFFFNLKSNDIEKVDKLFSSSGGLTKEEKKFIALAQIGEFIFSANLNDRYICSGYFNKIEKKLFFDKGDKSNKEEN